One stretch of Corynebacterium imitans DNA includes these proteins:
- the radA gene encoding DNA repair protein RadA, giving the protein MAKKPRSIHTCSECGYSSPKWLGRCPECGSWGTLQESAPAPSAPLTPASSAKPITLVDAASTHTIASGITELDRVLGNGVVPGSVVLMAGEPGVGKSTLLLEVASRWAEQGRKALYCTAEESAGQVRGRAERTGALKDSLYLAAESNLDVVFGHVAELKPSLLIVDSVQTMQASGVEGVAGGVAQSRAVTAALTTLAKTTNMPVLLVGHVTKDGNVAGPRVLEHLVDVVLNFEGDRHSSLRMLRGIKNRFGATDEVGCFEQTAEGIREVPDPSGLFLSHRGNTPDGSAVTVAMDGVRPILAEVQSLTVDPVNKSPRRVVTGLDFNRVPMVLAVLQARCGQRTNDKDAYVATVGGVRITETATDLAVALATWSSLHETPLPPKTVVIGEVGLAGELRRVPNLQRRLQEAARLGYERAIVPAGAEASVNGMEITEAATLAQAIAAVSPAR; this is encoded by the coding sequence ATCGCTAAGAAGCCGCGCAGTATCCACACCTGTTCCGAGTGTGGCTACTCCTCGCCGAAGTGGCTCGGGCGCTGCCCCGAATGCGGGTCGTGGGGGACCCTGCAGGAAAGCGCGCCAGCCCCGTCGGCACCGCTGACGCCTGCGTCGAGCGCAAAGCCCATCACGCTTGTCGACGCGGCGTCGACCCACACCATCGCCTCCGGCATCACCGAACTTGATCGGGTGCTCGGCAACGGCGTGGTCCCCGGATCCGTCGTGCTTATGGCAGGCGAGCCGGGCGTGGGCAAATCCACTCTCCTGCTCGAAGTCGCCTCCCGCTGGGCCGAGCAGGGACGCAAAGCGCTCTACTGCACCGCCGAGGAGTCCGCGGGCCAGGTTCGCGGCCGGGCCGAGCGCACCGGTGCGCTGAAAGACAGCCTCTACCTCGCTGCGGAATCCAACCTGGATGTGGTCTTCGGGCACGTCGCAGAGCTCAAGCCCTCGCTCCTGATCGTCGACTCTGTGCAAACCATGCAGGCCAGCGGCGTCGAAGGCGTGGCCGGCGGGGTCGCGCAGTCCCGGGCCGTGACCGCCGCGCTGACCACCCTGGCTAAGACGACGAACATGCCGGTGCTCCTCGTGGGGCACGTGACCAAAGACGGCAACGTCGCAGGCCCGCGCGTGCTCGAACACCTCGTGGACGTCGTGCTCAACTTCGAGGGCGACCGCCACTCCTCGCTGCGCATGCTGCGCGGGATCAAAAACCGCTTCGGTGCGACCGACGAGGTCGGCTGCTTCGAGCAGACCGCCGAGGGCATCCGCGAAGTGCCGGACCCCTCCGGACTGTTTCTTTCCCATCGCGGCAACACGCCGGATGGCTCCGCGGTGACCGTGGCGATGGACGGGGTGCGCCCCATCCTGGCCGAGGTACAGTCGCTAACCGTCGATCCGGTGAACAAGAGTCCGCGGCGCGTGGTCACCGGCCTGGACTTCAACCGCGTGCCGATGGTGCTGGCCGTGCTGCAAGCGCGCTGCGGGCAGCGCACCAACGACAAGGACGCCTACGTAGCCACCGTCGGCGGGGTGCGGATCACGGAGACGGCGACGGACCTGGCGGTCGCGCTGGCCACCTGGTCCAGCCTGCACGAAACGCCACTGCCGCCGAAGACCGTGGTGATCGGCGAGGTAGGTCTTGCCGGCGAGCTGCGCCGCGTGCCCAACCTACAGCGCCGCCTGCAGGAGGCCGCCCGCTTAGGCTACGAGCGCGCCATCGTCCCCGCGGGCGCGGAGGCTTCCGTGAACGGCATGGAAATCACCGAGGCCGCAACGCTCGCCCAAGCGATTGCGGCCGTCTCCCCCGCTAGGTGA